The segment CTGTACAGTTAGTGTAATAACCGAAATAATCGAAGAGCAAACTCATGAAAGTGGCCAACAGAAACAGAACAGCCAACATTACCGATTTAACCttaatcatttttttctgtgtttgttttgtttcaataATAAAGCTTATATGCCGAAGTTTGACAGAACTCAGCTGATGGtgaatttttgccaaattcagaATCGTAAGGGTAAACAGCTGGCAAATGTTTGTTGTGAAACGCATATAAAATGTTTGTAGCTCTTAAACAGTCGAGATTGTGTAACAACTCTGTGATTTTACGGAAAAAATGGCTGTCTTCACCGATTGGAGTCATTTATAGTGCTGAATCTCTTGCCGGCCATCTACGAGGGGATATTGCGCATTACTCTCAAAGATCATTTTCATCCTGTGAACGTCGGAATGAAAATTTTCAGCATTACGGTCTAAAGTTTGATTCCATCAGTACTACCCCTCCAAAGGATGCCCGTGTTGTTGTTTGCGGTGGCGGAATTATGGGTGCAGCGGTGGCGTATCAACTGGCGGACCGCGGTTGGGGACCGCACACGGTTTTGCTAGAGAAGGGCCGTATTGGCGAGGGCAACCCGTGGCATTACAGCGGATTACTAGGAGAGCTCAAACCTTCGTACTCGCAGGTTTTGTTAGCACAAACGTCACTGGATTTAATTAAGGAATTCGATAAAAAAGGTCTTCCGACAGGTTGGAAGAAAACCGGTTCTCTCAATCTGGCCCGAACGAGAGATCGCATGACGGTGTTCAGGAGGATGAAATCGCAGAGCATGTGGGTATTATGTGTTTATTtagataaaaatgttaaaagttaTTCGGCATTTAAGGTGCATGTATGCGAGTTATTTGTTAATACCATTTTCAAGTCAGACTGGTACCTGTTTCTGTGAAAGTCTTAGTAgaatatttgtaatttttatctaattttgttttagatcTTGGAACGTGGAGTGTGAGCTGGTATCACCAGAACGCTGTAAAGAGCTCTGTCCAATAATTGAGATTGATGATTTGATAGGCGGTCTTTGGATACCGAACGACGGTATAGGGGATCCAAACGCATTTTGCCAAAGTCTGGTGAAGGAATCGTTAGAGAAGGGAGTAACCGTAGTAGAAAACTGTGCGGTaacaaaaattattcaagaagaCTGGAGGGTGAAGGCCGTTGAAACGACCAATGGCACGGTAGAATGTGTCTATTTTGTAAACTGCGCTGGTTTTTGGGCTCGTCAAGTAGGTCAATTATCCGAACCATACGTAAAGGTGCCTTTACATGCTGCTGAACATTACTACTTACACACAAAGCCCATTTATGAGCTTCCACAATCCGGCATCCCGGTAGTACGAGATTTAGACGGTCATGTGTATTTTCGAGAAAACAATGGCTGTTTGCTAGCCGGTGGCTTTGAGAATGTAGCCAAACCTGCGTACGAGGATGGAGACACTCCGCTTtccatatctgaacgaaaactTCCACCGGATTGGGATCACTTTCATCCTTTATTGGAAGAGTTACTACATCGAATTCCTTGCTTGAAAGATGCTACCTTAGATCGGCTGTCAAACTGCCCAGAAGCATTCTCGCCCGATTGCAAGTGGATTATTGGCGAGGCACCGGAGGttataaaataattataaaaattgatgaccaaataattatattttttttcatttttcagatCCAAAACTATTTAGTGGCTGCTGGCATGAAGACTATCGGTATGTCAGCAGCTGCTGGTGTTGGCCGAGCTATTGCTGATATCATAACTCAAGGTAGGAATTATGTGTTTAATAAGTTTAAGATATACTCTCAATCGGTCTTAGAGTTtcattagagattttaatgctcagTCTCAATTACGAATtatccaaaaattttcattatttgtaAACTTTTAGGCTACTCTACCGTGGACCTCCACGAATTGGACATATCTCGCTTTTTAGGATTGCACAATAACCGCAAATTTCTGCGCGATCGTGTTCGCGAGGTTCCTGGTTTGCACTACGATCTGAATTATCCATTTTACGAGTTTCGCACTGGACGCAACTTGCGCATGTCGCCAATTTTTCCGGTTCTCAAGGAAGCTGGTGCCGTGTTCAGTCAAGTCATGGGCTATGAACGGCCTGCCTGGTTTGATAAGAATAATTCACTGGATGAGAAGGGAATACCCCGGTTTCGGATTGCTACCACTAACGGTTGGGGAAAACCTCATTGGTTTGAAAATGTGCAGAGCGAATACGACGCGTGTCGAGAGAAAATTGGATTAAGCGATTACAGTACGTTTACGAAAATAGATTTGTGGTCAAAAGGACGGGAAGTGGTCGACTTTCTGCAGTATTTGTGTTCTAACGACATCGATCAACCGGTAGGATCGATAGTCCACACCGGCATGCACAATCGACATGGTGGTTATGAGAATGACTGTTCGCTAGCTAGATTATCGGAAAATCAGTAAGTTTTTAGGAATACTAAATGGTAGCCCACTTTTTAACTAAATTTATTTTCGGAAGCTACATGATGATTGCACCGACGGTTCAACAGGCGAGGTGCAAAGCGTGGATCGAACGTCATTTACCTCCGGGTGGAAGAGTGAGTGTTTCGGACGTAACTTCCATGTACACTGCCATATGTGTAATGGGACCTTTCACTCGAATAATGCTTTCAGAACTGACTGATACAGATCTGGCTCCGAAACATTTTCCTTTCTTCACTTGTAAGGTATAGTAGCTAGTTCAATTTACTCGAAAGTTCATCATCAAACTAATAATTATATGACTGACTGCGCAGGAATTAGATGTAGGTCTTGCCAATGGGATCCGTGCACTGAATCTAACTCACACTGGTGAGTTAGGCTATGTATTGTATATACCGAACGAATTTGCTTTGCATGTGTATACAAAGCTGATGGAAGCTGGTCAAAAGTACGGAATCAAACATTGTGGATATTACGCAATGCGAACACTGAGAGTGGAGAAATTCTTTGCCTTCTGGGGTCAGGATCTGGATACGTTTACCACGCCTCTCGAGTGCGGTCGCATGTGGCGTGTTAAATTTGATGTATGACAAATCATTGTAATCACTGACCAGCTGGCatcttaattgttttatttttctagaaACCCGTCAGCTTTATTGGGAGGGATGCTTTGCTGAGGCAGCGTGATGAGGGAGTGCGCCGTATGTATATTCAACTGTTGATCAATGATCACGATCCTGACATCGATTTATGGAGTTGGGGTGGCGAACCGATTTATAGAGATGGTGTTTATTGCGGACAAACAACGACTACTGCTTATGGATTTACGTTCAAGAAGCAGGTTAGTGTTTTCAGTATTTCATAATTTGGCTGTTAAGCAGACAGTTAGCAAACTAAGACAAATCGATTTTGCAAGAACTTTGTTTTAGAGAATATGTTTACTgtccataaatggaagacagtcatatatgcaaaaacgtgcagcggcgaacattttttctttaatattgtgTCACTAAAACACACTACGCAACAGTTGAACGTTACAAATTGTCCAAATCATCATAatatcacttgaatgtacattatagaatactttttcaagcaatttgttcacaagtgaccaaCAATTTGttctaaaacttggaaaaacaaccgaagttactgatatgcgtttatttgtgcttgaataagaaagaataaacgcataacagtcatagcgtgccttgatccttgcgttgccaGTGACTCAGGAGTATTTTCAAGACaacgtgtcgttgttgttttgataattcacgtgcacGTTCAATTCAACTGTTTTAAATGTCTGTACTGGACTATTTTACGGGAGTAAGGATAACTCTGAAGGTAAACTTCCAGTTTCTAGCATTTTCAGCTTTTAtttgtaactagctgacccgacaaacttcgtattgccacaaattaaactgtgttgtacataagtcatgaatctcgaataatctttgtcacaatctcgagttgcAAGTtattgaggagttcaaccttagatgattcattttggcagttacgtaactgtgaaagcatgggtaatttaatatacaaatttgcaatgttTCCTCACAGTTaactagaaaacaactccccccattgcttagccaggaaaatttctcgagttcgattagtttttgagttacgcaaaaatatctgttttatttgtatgattgtCCTTATCCCACTATCACAggtgtgaggggtctcaaaccatgcttccaaaaaccttcacatgccaaatttggttgcatttgcttgattagttctcgagttatgagaaaatttgtatttcatttgtataggagcccccctcctaaagtggagagaggtcctaattcaccatagaaaaaaattcttgccgtctaaaaccttcacatgctgaATTTGGatatatttgcttgattagttctcgagttatgcagaaatttgtgtctcatttgtatgggagcccccccccccctcttagcgggggaggggtttctaatcatcataagaatctttctcggccccaaaaacctctacatgcaaaatttcatgccgatcggtttagtagttttcgattctataaggaacataccgacagacagatagacagacagaaatccatttttataggtatagatttgttatcGTGGGGTCACATAAGGAGGTTTATTTAACTCAgaaactggtcgctttcctgttccagaacactcccagaacgtgtccgagtgtgaccaatatgatttttttcaacACGCATAACtaaaaagcagttatctgtcatactacacgtggtttcccaggtggttgctacaaacaaaaatgcagcgttgccgaatgcaaactttctatctctgcattacgtagatacattacaGACCAATTCATGCAAATTTAACAGATACCAGTCAGACTTAAAAATGGTATTAACAAATAACTCGCATACATGCACCTTAAATGCCGAAtaacttttaacatttttatctaAATAAACACATAATACCCACATGCTCTGCGATTTCATCCTCCTGAACACCGTCATGCGATCTCTCGTTCGGGCCAGATTGAGCGAACCGGTTTTCTTCCAACCTGTCGGAAGACCTTTTTTATCGAATTCCTTAATTAAATCCAGTGACGTTTGTGCTAACAAAACCTGCGAGTACGAAGGTTTGAGCTCTCCTAGTAATCCGCTGTAATGCCACGGGTTGCCCTCGCCAATACGGCCCTTCTCTAGCAAAACCGTGTGCGGTCCCCAACCGCGGTCCGCCAGTTGATACGCCACCGCTGCACCCATAATTCCGCCACCGCAAACAACAACACGGGCATCCTTTGGAGGGGTAGTGCTGATGGAATCAAATTTTAGACCGTAATGCTGAAAATTTTCATCCCGACGTCACAGGATGAAAATGATCTTTGAGAGTAATGCGCAATATCCCCTCGTAGATGTCCGGTAAGAGATTGAGCACTATAAATGGCTCCAATCGGTGAAGATAGCCATTTTTTCCGTAAAATCATAGAGTTGTTACACAATCTCGACTGTTTAAGAGCTACAAACATTTTATATGCGTTTCACAACAAACATTTGCCAGCTGTTTGACCCGTTACTTACTGTGAAGCTGGAAGGATTGTCAGTGTGCCCTACCATAGATTTAGAGTTTGtaacattgactgtgagacctgctgcttgggagctctgCATATCGATTTGGCGttatgcgagcaagacaatgtcttCGGGTAGGTCGGGGTCacttagctgctccatcgttaaacgattccaaggcaattctcgatttggtctactataTCACATCCATAATGATGAGAAATAACATCGGTTATAAAATGTAGCCCTgtctcacaccagcagtaactcttatagggtcggacaagacgccactgtgcaacaccttgcacgagaacgcctccaCTAATGaacatgttgttattaccacaaaatGCTATAAACAGCTCCcagttttcgctcatctctcctaatTCACttcgtcccatgacgcgttcaaggtccgcgttgtttaagCCAATCTTCACGTTGAAGTCGCCAAAATGGATCTAAATGTCcctcttcgggattttctcaaccagcttgttcatttgacagtagaaACTAGTTACAACGTACAAAGCTTGTTCCCAACccttttacttacttacttacttacttaggtggcttgccgtcctaagacaaagcctgttgaacaaagtttctccatgtaactcggttgagggctaccgctctccaattcctcggacaccgagtagtcTCCGCCTgctctcgctccacctggtctaaccattttgctcgctgcgctcctggtcgtcatgttcctaccggatttgaggcgaacaccatctttgcagagtagttgtccggcattcttgcaacatgccctgctcaccgaatccgtccagctttagccgcTCACTGGATActaggttcgccatagagctgtgcgagttcatggttcatcctctgcctccatactccgctctcctgtacgccgccaaagatcgttcttagcactcgtcgttcgaaaactccgagcactcgaagatcctcctcgagcattgtccatgtttcatgcccgtagagaacaaccggtctaataagcgtcctgtacagggtgcactttgtacggggacttagtctgctcgtccacaattgcttgtgaagcccatagtaagcacgagtTCCggtgataatacgcctccgaatctcacggctggtatcattgtccgccgttaccgtgagccaaggtagacaaattcatcgactacctcaaactcatcgccgtcgatcaatatactactgcccaagcggtgttgttcggcctcggttccgctggccagcatgtactttgttttagacgtatttacctttaacccaatcttttctgcttcgcgctttagcctggtgtactgttcagccaccgccacagatgttctgccgataatatccatgtcatcggtaaagcagacgaattgactagatttgttgaatatcgtgctccgcgtgttgatatccgctcggttcataacaccttgtagcgctatgttgaacagcaggcatgaaagaccatcaccttcaCGAAgctctctgtgtgattcgaatgaacttgacaaacCACCCGAagtccgaacacagcactgtgtaccatccatagtagatttaatcagtttgatgagcttcctgggaaagccgttctcgtccatgattttccatagctctttccgttcgatggtatcatatgcggatttgaagtcaacgatcaaatgatgcgtgggaactctgtattcacggcccttttggaggatttgccgcagtgtaaatatttgatccgttgtagaccgatctTCGTCGAAGtcagcttgataagttcccactaATCTATtcacaattggtgatagtcgacggaaaatgatttgggacagcactttataggtggcattgagaacggtgatcgctcgatagttctcacagtccaacttgtcgccctttttataggtcgggcagataaccccatctttccactcctccggtagctgttccgtatcccaaattctaacgattagtcggtgtagacaaacggccaacttttctggtcccattttaataagctcagCTCCGaggccatcttttccagctgatttgttgttctttagctgcatgatggcctccttaacttcactTATccttggggctggcacctctttcccgtttgttgcaccgtcgaaatcgctttccccgtcgccatggttctccgcctgtcCGCCATTCAGgcgttcgtcgaagtgctgctccCACCTATCCCAGCCTAGCCCTCTGGTAGATGTGATTTTTATTCGTGCAGCTCAGCGTATTTAATTTTACGCTCTTTCCacttcacgtcttgtcctacCTTAGGCATACCGTAAAACACCTTTGCTTcagccttccagttggcctcgaagcacgacgctggtctaaaaaGCTAGTCGTCGTTTGTTTGAGTCTCGGCTGGAAGAGATTGCTAGAGTCAATAAAATCGTAGCTAtaaccccgcaattgtcctgcactctaacagctggctgcgaagtttgttggataaaaacagaaggtcaagtttcgaaaacggaatgtatcaccttggctttgctttgctttaacgCTTTCTTATACGCTACCATTTCCTCCGTCGTTTGGAAAGACTaacgttacaaaaatttattatcTTTGACTTCATTAATAAGTCAAGACAAAACACATGAGGTTGAGTCTTCGTGCCAACGCTCAGCATTTGCATTAGTATCCCCTTCCCTATCGGGACACGCTTTGGGTTTGCTCCAGCGTTGGTTATTCGGTCTCTATTAAGGTTGTTCCTGTCCCGGCTGGTACTACAAGGAGATAGGGTTAGTTGCTTGATAAAACGCTACGGCACTATGGCATTAGTTCTTCGGGCTGCTTTTATGTTGGGTTTACTCTGTGTTCTCCATATCGCGAGGAAAGACTACCAcacgagtgttcgccggtgacccgccctcggaagcgccggccagtGCGGGAGGCATTTAAATGTTGATCGGCAATAGTCCTTTTTTACTCATCCTCGACTTCGATTAATACAAGATACAAACGCCTGAGACGTtcttgctttcgaagctgcctGAGAAATGTCGAGCGAAGATTAAAACGTAACCCTAAATCTTTTTGGAAATATGTTAACGAGCAACGGAAAGATGACGGTCTATCCTCGGTTATGTTCCTGGGTGATAAAACGGCGAGCAACTCTGAGCAAATCTCTGAACTGTTCTCGATGAAATTCTCCAGTGTATTTACTGATGAAAGTTTGACGATTGCAGAGTTATCCACAGCGACCGAGCGTGTTCCTTTTCTGGGTCATTCATTGAACAACCTCACCATCG is part of the Sabethes cyaneus chromosome 2, idSabCyanKW18_F2, whole genome shotgun sequence genome and harbors:
- the LOC128734189 gene encoding pyruvate dehydrogenase phosphatase regulatory subunit, mitochondrial gives rise to the protein MFVALKQSRLCNNSVILRKKWLSSPIGVIYSAESLAGHLRGDIAHYSQRSFSSCERRNENFQHYGLKFDSISTTPPKDARVVVCGGGIMGAAVAYQLADRGWGPHTVLLEKGRIGEGNPWHYSGLLGELKPSYSQVLLAQTSLDLIKEFDKKGLPTGWKKTGSLNLARTRDRMTVFRRMKSQSISWNVECELVSPERCKELCPIIEIDDLIGGLWIPNDGIGDPNAFCQSLVKESLEKGVTVVENCAVTKIIQEDWRVKAVETTNGTVECVYFVNCAGFWARQVGQLSEPYVKVPLHAAEHYYLHTKPIYELPQSGIPVVRDLDGHVYFRENNGCLLAGGFENVAKPAYEDGDTPLSISERKLPPDWDHFHPLLEELLHRIPCLKDATLDRLSNCPEAFSPDCKWIIGEAPEIQNYLVAAGMKTIGMSAAAGVGRAIADIITQGYSTVDLHELDISRFLGLHNNRKFLRDRVREVPGLHYDLNYPFYEFRTGRNLRMSPIFPVLKEAGAVFSQVMGYERPAWFDKNNSLDEKGIPRFRIATTNGWGKPHWFENVQSEYDACREKIGLSDYSTFTKIDLWSKGREVVDFLQYLCSNDIDQPVGSIVHTGMHNRHGGYENDCSLARLSENHYMMIAPTVQQARCKAWIERHLPPGGRVSVSDVTSMYTAICVMGPFTRIMLSELTDTDLAPKHFPFFTCKELDVGLANGIRALNLTHTGELGYVLYIPNEFALHVYTKLMEAGQKYGIKHCGYYAMRTLRVEKFFAFWGQDLDTFTTPLECGRMWRVKFDKPVSFIGRDALLRQRDEGVRRMYIQLLINDHDPDIDLWSWGGEPIYRDGVYCGQTTTTAYGFTFKKQICLGFVKNPDSNGNSLPVTNEYVLNGDYEVEIAGIRYPAKANLHSPNLPTKYPDQEREAYKATRDKSDDSNLLAYKKR